The sequence CGGATTCCAGATATCTCTTTTTCATTGGGAAACAACTTCATAGCCAGAGCAACCAATCCGGAAGCGCCATCGCCTGCCTACAATGCCATTACAGCTACACTGTCTGTTCCACTTAAGTTCTCAAACATGAATAAATCAGAACTTAAAATCATACAGTATAACAAGGAGGCCGCCATGGAAGAGTTACGCAATGAATGGGATGAAAAAGAAGACGAACTTTCTGACCTGCAATATCAGCTCCGCCGACTTGATACCCGAATTAAGCATGTAAAGGTGCTGATAGAACATCAAACCTCCCTTGTTGAAAAAGTTGGAAAGATCAATCCTCTTTTGCTCGATGAAGAATACCAACGGTTGAAGCATTACCACCAGTTGTATTGGGAAAGTACTGAAAAACTAATTGGAGTACATCTGGATTTGTCTTTTATGACAGGGCGTTACGAAAAGCTGATTGGTTCTACTGTGGCTGGCATGCCTACTGATTAATGCTCTTTGTTTTAAAGTTATTAGTAAAACCTTCTTACGTGTTGTGTATGAATGTACTGGAAGAAAATCCCTATATACTGCAAATGGATACTGCTAGTTTTCAGCGGATTTCTGCTTATATAAGTAAAGAGTATGGAATCAAACTTCCTGAAAGCAAAAAGCCTATGCTTCAGGGAAGGCTTAATAAAAAGATCCGTAGTCTGGGAATGACTTCTTATAAAGAATTTATTGACTATATTTTCAGTGAAGAAGGTCGAAAACGCGAATTGTATAATGTAGTTGATCTGATTACTACCAACAAGACTGATTTTTACCGCGAATCTGCCCATTTTCATTTTCTTACCAACGAGTTTTTGCCTCGATACCAGAGCAAACGAGGCAGAAGCCCATTGAAAATCTGGTCATCTGCTTGTTCGACCGGGGAAGAACCCTATACGATCATTATCGAAATGGAGGAGTACAAAAAGCGGCATCCGGAATTTTCCTATAACTTGCTGGCCAGTGATATTTCCATTCGGGCATTACAGGCAGCCTATCAGGGAATATACGAGCAATCCAAAATTAGTTCTATTCCTTTAGACATACGGCGAACCTATTTTCTGCAAAGTAAAACCGATCCGCATGTATTTAGAATCAAACCCGTTTACCGGAAAAAGATTATATACAAAAGGATCAATCTTATGG is a genomic window of Xanthocytophaga agilis containing:
- a CDS encoding CheR family methyltransferase encodes the protein MNVLEENPYILQMDTASFQRISAYISKEYGIKLPESKKPMLQGRLNKKIRSLGMTSYKEFIDYIFSEEGRKRELYNVVDLITTNKTDFYRESAHFHFLTNEFLPRYQSKRGRSPLKIWSSACSTGEEPYTIIIEMEEYKKRHPEFSYNLLASDISIRALQAAYQGIYEQSKISSIPLDIRRTYFLQSKTDPHVFRIKPVYRKKIIYKRINLMEDSFGLLKADYDIIFCRNVLIYFNKLTQEEVIGKLCQHLRPGGLLFLGHSESILGMQLPLKQIKPTLFQKI